GCTATTATTGCGCCACGCGAACACGCGAAAAGCGCCGTCATATCGCAAATCAATATCATACATAGTATTGCTTATGAATTGACCAACTATACAATTTTCATATCAGCCATGCGTCCAACCGTTGTCCGTCTGATGAAGTTCATTAAAGATGTACTGAAATATAACAAAAAGTTTCGTGAGGATTTCGGCGAGTTAATGTCTGAAGTTCCCCAACGGAACATCATGGACAGAGAAGACGCAATTACAACGCTAAACGGTATCACCATCGAGTGTTACGGCGCAGACTCACCTTTGCGTGGTGCGCGTAGCGGAGTATCTCGACCAGATTTGATTTTCGATGACTTAGAAGATCGTGAAAACGTTACTAATCGCGAAGCTATACAAAAAATGGTGGACAAGTTCGACAAAGAGTTCATGCCATTGGGCGATAGTCGTAATAGTAAATACTTTTATGCCGGTACTATTTTGGCGTACGACTCGTTGCTTCATCAGATATACACAAAACGACAACATGAATGGGAAACATTGTTCTGGCAAGCTGTGATTCGTGACGCTGACCGACAGGACTTATGGCATCAATATGAGACTATTGTAAAGGACTTCAGTAACCCTAATCGTGGGCCAGAAAGCCAGAAATTCTACGAGGATAATAAGGAGGAAATGAACAGAGGCGCTGTTGTATTGTGGCCGGAAAAACGTGATTACAAAATGTTGATGGATCTAAAAATCACCAATCCATTGGCATTCCAAACCGAGCAGCAAAATGATCCAATAGACAAATCCAGACAACTGTTTGTCAAGGATAATTTCACGTATTACGAGAATTTCGATGGTGAGTTCATATACGACCACGGACATAAAATTGCCATTGCGGATTGCAGACAAGA
Above is a genomic segment from Alicyclobacillus acidoterrestris containing:
- a CDS encoding phage terminase large subunit family protein, producing MLTEKDKQRRERIDKLEEIKKKLVRKASGKIENLSTVDRQVLLTVNAELKKLERIERCRWDMMEFAKEYLSEERGSNPEQFLLRNETPSPPFHYEMAKKVLEVKDRPGVARLAIIAPREHAKSAVISQINIIHSIAYELTNYTIFISAMRPTVVRLMKFIKDVLKYNKKFREDFGELMSEVPQRNIMDREDAITTLNGITIECYGADSPLRGARSGVSRPDLIFDDLEDRENVTNREAIQKMVDKFDKEFMPLGDSRNSKYFYAGTILAYDSLLHQIYTKRQHEWETLFWQAVIRDADRQDLWHQYETIVKDFSNPNRGPESQKFYEDNKEEMNRGAVVLWPEKRDYKMLMDLKITNPLAFQTEQQNDPIDKSRQLFVKDNFTYYENFDGEFIYDHGHKIAIADCRQDVAGIDLARGKAKGDFIVIGRVVKSESGAMYIVHCDPFKAKVSEQLKRAADFIEQYRPKVFIVESTAYQGSFYDQLLEELQRRNVYGTKVVEVPPKQNKSKEDRIAELEPMVSNGSLRFNPTHYMLLDQLEKFTPTGSTVNDDCPDIIQQCVAYMNENMHDGILDWYKSKI